The proteins below are encoded in one region of Aeromonas veronii:
- a CDS encoding 3-ketoacyl-ACP reductase FabG2, with amino-acid sequence MNSTVLVTGASKGIGRAIALKLAADGFHIVVHYHGDRGGAEQTLAEILAAGGQGRLIQFDISDREQCRSRLESDIEAHGAYYGVVSNAGVIRDGAFPALTDDDWDGVLHTNLDGFYNLLKPCIMPMIGLRRGGRIVTLSSVSGIMGNRGQVNYSAAKAGIIGASKALALELAKRKITVNCVAPGLIDTGMVNAEVEAEALKMIPLKRMGQADEVAGLVSYLMSDIAGYVTRQVISINGGLI; translated from the coding sequence ATGAATTCCACCGTATTGGTGACCGGGGCCAGCAAGGGCATAGGTCGCGCCATCGCCCTGAAGCTGGCCGCCGATGGTTTTCACATCGTGGTGCACTATCACGGGGATCGGGGCGGCGCCGAGCAGACCCTGGCCGAGATCCTGGCGGCGGGGGGGCAGGGGCGGCTCATCCAGTTCGATATCTCGGACAGGGAGCAGTGCCGCAGCCGCCTCGAGTCCGACATCGAGGCGCACGGCGCCTACTACGGGGTGGTCTCCAACGCCGGGGTGATCCGGGATGGGGCCTTCCCGGCCCTGACCGACGACGATTGGGACGGCGTGCTGCACACCAATCTCGATGGCTTCTACAACCTGCTCAAACCCTGCATCATGCCGATGATAGGGCTGCGCCGGGGTGGTCGCATCGTCACCCTGTCGTCGGTCTCCGGCATCATGGGCAACCGGGGACAGGTCAATTACAGCGCCGCCAAGGCGGGTATCATCGGGGCCAGCAAGGCCCTGGCCCTGGAGCTGGCCAAACGCAAGATCACCGTCAACTGCGTGGCCCCCGGCCTCATCGATACCGGCATGGTCAACGCCGAGGTGGAGGCCGAGGCTTTGAAGATGATCCCGCTCAAACGGATGGGGCAGGCCGACGAAGTCGCGGGCCTGGTCTCCTACCTGATGTCGGACATCGCAGGCTATGTCACCCGCCAGGTCATCTCGATCAACGGTGGCCTGATATGA
- a CDS encoding threonine/serine exporter family protein codes for MMRSITPRRVLSPEQQTEITRIIVKVGQLMGQHGAEARLIEQTTVRLGLALGLESVEMALSAGAIVLTSLYQGHCVTTTRRVLDRGINMQVVCEVQRLCILAEKELIGAREVRQRLDAIKPFHYHPWLVVPMVGLSCGAFSLLFGGDWPIFLVTFLASAVAMRVRQLMAHHHHSPLINFAVTGFVATLLASSATYFGWGDQPYLAMAASVLLLVPGFPLINAVSDMVKGYFNMGLARWGMATLLTVSAVIGIVLAMSVTGIWGWKLWWNSI; via the coding sequence ATGATGAGAAGTATTACACCAAGACGGGTGTTGTCGCCGGAACAGCAGACAGAGATCACCCGCATTATCGTCAAGGTGGGCCAGTTGATGGGCCAGCATGGTGCCGAGGCGCGGCTCATCGAGCAGACCACGGTGCGACTCGGTCTGGCACTGGGGCTCGAGAGCGTGGAGATGGCGCTCTCCGCCGGTGCCATCGTCCTGACCAGCCTCTATCAGGGGCACTGCGTCACCACCACCCGCCGAGTGCTGGATCGGGGCATCAACATGCAGGTGGTGTGCGAGGTGCAGCGCCTGTGCATCCTGGCGGAGAAGGAGCTGATCGGTGCGCGGGAAGTGCGCCAGCGGCTCGATGCCATCAAGCCGTTCCACTATCACCCCTGGCTGGTGGTCCCCATGGTGGGGCTCTCCTGCGGGGCCTTCAGTCTGCTGTTCGGGGGAGACTGGCCCATCTTCCTGGTGACCTTCCTTGCCTCCGCGGTGGCGATGCGGGTACGTCAGCTGATGGCCCATCACCATCACAGCCCCCTCATCAACTTTGCCGTGACCGGCTTCGTCGCCACCCTGCTCGCCTCCAGCGCCACCTACTTCGGCTGGGGGGATCAACCCTACCTCGCCATGGCGGCCAGCGTGCTGCTGCTGGTGCCGGGTTTCCCCTTGATCAACGCCGTCTCCGACATGGTGAAGGGCTACTTCAACATGGGGCTGGCCCGCTGGGGCATGGCGACCCTGCTCACCGTCAGCGCCGTGATCGGCATAGTGCTGGCCATGTCGGTGACCGGTATCTGGGGCTGGAAGCTGTGGTGGAATTCCATATGA
- the folA gene encoding type 3 dihydrofolate reductase, giving the protein MKISMIAAMARDQVIGKDNQMPWHMPADLAHFKRVTLGKPVLMGRKTFESIGRPLPGRRNLVISRNPDYRADGVEMVDSVEAALSRLQEEGIEELMVIGGGYLYGQLLPRADRLYLTRIDLVVEGDTCFPTFSDADWVRLESEPHDPDEKNPHPYCFETWQRR; this is encoded by the coding sequence ATGAAGATTTCCATGATTGCCGCCATGGCCCGGGACCAGGTGATCGGCAAGGACAACCAGATGCCCTGGCACATGCCCGCCGATCTGGCTCACTTCAAGCGGGTGACCCTCGGCAAGCCGGTGCTGATGGGGCGCAAGACCTTCGAGTCCATCGGTCGCCCCCTGCCAGGGCGCCGCAACCTGGTGATCAGCCGCAATCCCGACTATCGCGCCGACGGGGTGGAGATGGTGGATTCGGTGGAGGCGGCCCTGAGTCGTCTTCAGGAAGAGGGAATCGAGGAGCTGATGGTGATCGGGGGAGGCTATCTCTATGGCCAGCTGCTGCCTAGGGCGGATCGCCTCTACCTGACCCGCATCGATCTGGTCGTGGAGGGGGACACCTGTTTCCCGACCTTCTCGGATGCCGACTGGGTAAGACTGGAGAGCGAGCCTCATGATCCCGATGAGAAGAATCCCCACCCCTACTGCTTCGAGACCTGGCAGCGCCGCTAG
- a CDS encoding beta-ketoacyl-[acyl-carrier-protein] synthase family protein gives MSPNANPAPSAAPCHIQAYGLVCALGEGKAEVGAALAAWQHAGLTPLDDERCALSDGRLTPVGRVGAALPAISPTLSAYDSRNNRLLLAALAQIRPALDALRAGLAPDRIAIVLGTSTSGIAEAQEAVAAHQAAEPLPGAFDYRQQELGSPSEFLARHLAITGPAYTLSTACSSSARAFISGQRLLAAGLADMVIVGGADSLCGLTLNGFDSLESLSLERCRPFGAERRGINIGEGAALFLLTRERAGLALLGAGESSDAWHISAPDPEGTGAEAAMRMALQQGGMAPRALDYVNLHGTATRLNDEMESKALARLFGEEETVLCSSTKMLTGHTLGAAGAIEAALCCLLMEQGLPAPRQGEAQDPALTPIRLAQGDPASRPLTRVLSNSFAFGGNNVSLLLGLIEPHEGSPS, from the coding sequence ATGAGTCCGAACGCGAACCCCGCACCGTCGGCCGCCCCCTGTCATATCCAGGCCTATGGCCTTGTCTGCGCCCTGGGGGAGGGGAAGGCCGAGGTCGGTGCGGCGCTGGCCGCCTGGCAGCACGCCGGCCTCACCCCGCTGGATGACGAGCGGTGTGCCCTCAGCGATGGCCGGCTCACGCCCGTCGGTCGGGTCGGGGCCGCGCTGCCCGCCATCTCCCCGACGCTATCGGCCTATGATTCCCGCAACAACCGTCTGCTGCTGGCGGCCCTTGCGCAGATCCGGCCTGCCCTCGATGCACTGAGGGCCGGACTGGCGCCGGATCGCATCGCCATCGTGCTCGGCACCAGCACCTCGGGGATCGCCGAGGCGCAGGAGGCGGTGGCCGCCCATCAGGCTGCCGAGCCCCTGCCGGGGGCGTTCGATTACCGCCAGCAGGAGCTGGGCTCGCCGAGCGAATTCCTGGCTCGCCATCTGGCCATCACGGGGCCTGCCTACACCCTCTCCACCGCCTGCTCATCGAGCGCCCGCGCCTTCATCAGCGGCCAGCGCCTGCTGGCCGCGGGGCTCGCGGACATGGTCATCGTCGGCGGGGCGGACAGCCTGTGCGGCCTGACCCTGAACGGCTTCGACAGTCTGGAATCCCTGAGCCTCGAGCGTTGCCGCCCCTTTGGGGCAGAGCGGCGGGGCATCAACATCGGGGAGGGGGCCGCCCTCTTCCTGCTGACCCGGGAGCGGGCCGGGCTCGCCCTGCTCGGGGCCGGCGAATCTTCCGATGCCTGGCACATCTCGGCGCCCGACCCGGAGGGAACGGGGGCCGAGGCCGCGATGCGGATGGCCTTGCAGCAGGGGGGGATGGCGCCCCGGGCGCTCGATTACGTCAACCTGCACGGCACCGCGACCCGTCTCAATGACGAGATGGAGAGCAAGGCGCTGGCCCGCTTGTTCGGGGAGGAGGAAACTGTCCTCTGCAGCTCCACCAAGATGCTGACCGGCCACACCCTGGGGGCGGCGGGGGCCATCGAGGCGGCGCTCTGCTGCCTGTTGATGGAGCAGGGGCTGCCGGCGCCCCGGCAGGGGGAGGCGCAGGATCCGGCCCTGACGCCGATCCGGCTGGCGCAGGGAGATCCTGCGTCCAGGCCGCTCACCCGGGTGCTGTCCAACTCCTTTGCCTTCGGCGGCAACAACGTCAGCCTGCTGCTGGGCCTTATCGAACCACACGAAGGGAGTCCATCATGA
- the proV gene encoding glycine betaine/L-proline ABC transporter ATP-binding protein ProV: MTVKLEVKSLYKIFGEHPEKVFKLLAKGHDRASILRKTGQTLGVQDVNLAIQEGEIFVVMGLSGSGKSTLVRLFNRLIEPTRGQVLIDGEDIAAISDADLRQVRRKKISMVFQSFALMPHLSVLENTAFGLELAGVPLAERQQSARQALHQVGLGQWIDAYPDALSGGMKQRVGLARALANDPDILLMDEAFSALDPLIRTEMQDELLKLQGSQQRTIVFISHDLDEAMRIGDRIAIMQDGQVVQVGTPDEILNQPANDYVRAFFRGVDLANVFSARDVASRKQVPLIKKHTTDGPGNALRQLKELEREFGYVVDRSRHFLGVVSVESLSQAVSSKGSLEQALLADIQPILADTPLNELISQVAAAPCQVPVVESDGRYLGLISKANLLNTLDRSTPA, encoded by the coding sequence ATGACAGTCAAGCTTGAGGTCAAATCACTCTATAAAATCTTTGGTGAACACCCGGAAAAGGTATTCAAGTTGCTGGCGAAAGGGCATGACCGCGCCAGCATTTTACGAAAGACCGGCCAGACCCTGGGGGTGCAGGATGTCAATCTTGCCATCCAGGAGGGGGAGATCTTCGTGGTGATGGGTCTGTCCGGCTCGGGCAAGTCCACCCTGGTGCGGCTCTTCAACCGGTTGATCGAACCGACCCGCGGCCAGGTACTCATCGACGGTGAAGACATCGCCGCCATCTCGGATGCGGATCTGCGCCAGGTGCGGCGCAAGAAGATCAGCATGGTATTCCAGTCCTTCGCCCTGATGCCCCACCTGAGCGTGCTGGAAAATACCGCCTTCGGGCTGGAGTTGGCCGGGGTGCCGCTGGCCGAGCGCCAGCAGAGCGCCCGCCAAGCGCTTCACCAGGTCGGGCTGGGGCAGTGGATTGATGCCTATCCCGATGCCCTCTCCGGCGGCATGAAACAGCGGGTCGGGCTGGCCAGAGCCCTGGCGAACGATCCGGATATATTGCTGATGGATGAGGCTTTCTCTGCGCTGGATCCATTGATCCGCACAGAAATGCAGGATGAACTGCTGAAACTGCAGGGAAGTCAGCAGAGAACCATCGTCTTCATCTCCCACGATCTGGACGAAGCGATGCGCATCGGCGATCGCATCGCCATAATGCAGGACGGTCAGGTGGTGCAGGTCGGCACCCCGGACGAGATCCTGAACCAGCCCGCCAACGACTATGTCCGCGCCTTCTTTCGCGGGGTGGATCTGGCCAATGTGTTCAGCGCCCGGGATGTGGCGAGCCGCAAGCAGGTGCCCCTCATCAAGAAGCACACCACGGACGGGCCGGGCAATGCCCTGCGACAGCTCAAGGAGCTGGAGCGGGAGTTCGGCTATGTGGTGGATCGCAGCCGCCACTTCCTCGGCGTCGTTTCGGTGGAGTCCTTAAGTCAGGCGGTCAGCAGCAAGGGCAGCCTGGAGCAGGCCCTGCTGGCGGACATCCAGCCCATCCTGGCTGATACCCCCCTCAATGAACTCATCAGCCAGGTGGCCGCCGCTCCCTGCCAGGTGCCCGTGGTCGAATCGGATGGCCGCTATCTGGGGCTCATCTCCAAGGCCAATTTGCTCAACACCCTGGACAGGAGTACCCCGGCATGA
- a CDS encoding DUF3135 domain-containing protein codes for MELPDFDTLKHWALVEPERLDALLHQQIDTLIEQVGPDRQRRLRGLQFRIDCQRKLAKNNLDSCIRIANMMHESFYAMRSQINHLQEESLLTGEYEKPVNNVIRLAEYRRDK; via the coding sequence ATGGAGCTGCCAGATTTCGATACCCTGAAACACTGGGCCCTCGTGGAGCCGGAGCGGCTCGATGCCCTGCTGCACCAGCAGATAGACACCCTGATCGAACAGGTAGGGCCCGATCGGCAGCGGCGGTTGCGGGGTCTGCAATTTCGCATCGATTGCCAGCGCAAGCTGGCGAAGAACAATCTGGACAGCTGCATCCGGATTGCCAACATGATGCATGAATCCTTCTATGCCATGCGCAGCCAGATCAATCATCTGCAGGAAGAGTCGTTATTGACCGGCGAATATGAGAAACCGGTGAATAATGTCATTCGGCTCGCCGAATATCGCCGGGATAAATAA
- a CDS encoding threonine/serine exporter family protein, with the protein MMDLLLLLLRDAFWSAIPAVGFAMMFNVPPRMLKYCAMGGALAHSLRTLLIHHGMPIEWATLAASTTVGFVCVYWSKRLLAPRPVFSVASIIPMIPGTYAFKTMIAVVELNISGVTTELIHHAVTNGLKVLFIVGALSFGLAIPSLVVYRNRPIV; encoded by the coding sequence ATGATGGATCTGTTGTTGCTGCTGTTGCGGGATGCATTCTGGTCGGCCATCCCGGCGGTGGGCTTTGCCATGATGTTCAACGTGCCACCGCGGATGCTGAAATACTGCGCCATGGGGGGAGCGCTTGCCCACAGCCTGCGCACCCTGCTCATCCACCACGGCATGCCCATTGAGTGGGCCACCCTGGCGGCCTCCACCACGGTGGGCTTTGTCTGCGTCTATTGGTCGAAGCGCCTGCTGGCACCCCGGCCGGTGTTCAGCGTCGCCTCCATCATCCCCATGATCCCGGGGACCTATGCGTTCAAGACCATGATCGCCGTGGTGGAGCTCAATATCTCCGGGGTGACCACCGAGCTTATCCACCATGCGGTGACGAACGGCCTCAAGGTGCTGTTTATCGTGGGAGCCCTCAGTTTCGGTTTGGCGATCCCTTCTCTGGTCGTGTACCGTAACCGGCCCATCGTCTGA
- the proW gene encoding glycine betaine/L-proline ABC transporter permease ProW — MNLIPFRHLLAALLALLCLASTPALADEAATDPWGTTEVTTEAASDPWGDTATEAADWQTQIASPQVEASIDWLDPFQQALVPLDTWVEGAIGWLVANLRPLFQLIRAPVELTLNGMTHLLQSVPSALMIGLLTLVAWQLVNGRMALGTLVSLIGIGLIGAWSDAMVTLSLVLTSLFFCILIGLPVGILLARSERLSSWTRPLLDAMQTTPAFVYLIPIVMLFGIGNVPGVVVTVIFALPPMIRLTMLGIRQVPADLVEAAHSFGASPSQLLFKVQLPLAMPTIMAGVNQTLMLALSMVVIASMIAVGGLGQMVLRGIGRLDMGLASIGGLGIVLLAIVLDRLTQAMGQPDRGRSGRWYQRGPVALLLRLCGRSPSIHRKGVTS, encoded by the coding sequence ATGAATCTCATCCCTTTCCGTCATCTGCTGGCCGCCTTGCTGGCCCTGCTGTGCCTGGCAAGTACCCCGGCCCTGGCTGATGAAGCCGCAACCGATCCCTGGGGGACCACCGAGGTGACCACGGAGGCCGCGAGCGATCCCTGGGGCGATACCGCCACCGAGGCGGCCGATTGGCAAACCCAGATCGCCAGCCCGCAGGTCGAGGCGTCCATCGACTGGCTGGATCCTTTCCAGCAGGCCCTGGTACCACTGGATACCTGGGTCGAGGGTGCCATCGGCTGGCTGGTGGCTAACCTGCGTCCCCTGTTCCAGCTCATTCGTGCCCCGGTGGAGCTGACGCTCAATGGCATGACGCACCTGCTGCAATCCGTGCCCTCGGCCCTGATGATCGGTTTGCTGACCCTGGTGGCCTGGCAACTGGTCAACGGGCGCATGGCGCTGGGCACGCTGGTCTCGCTGATCGGGATAGGCCTCATCGGTGCCTGGTCTGACGCCATGGTGACCCTCTCCCTGGTGCTGACCTCGCTCTTCTTCTGCATTCTGATAGGCTTGCCGGTCGGCATTCTGCTGGCGCGCAGCGAACGGCTGTCGAGCTGGACCCGGCCCCTGCTGGATGCCATGCAGACCACCCCGGCGTTTGTCTATCTCATCCCCATCGTCATGCTGTTTGGCATCGGCAACGTGCCCGGGGTGGTGGTGACCGTCATCTTCGCCCTGCCGCCGATGATCCGGTTGACCATGCTGGGCATTCGCCAGGTGCCTGCGGATCTGGTGGAGGCAGCCCACTCCTTCGGGGCCAGCCCCTCCCAGCTGCTGTTCAAGGTACAACTGCCGCTGGCCATGCCTACCATCATGGCCGGGGTCAACCAGACCCTGATGCTGGCCCTCTCCATGGTGGTCATCGCCTCCATGATCGCGGTCGGCGGTCTCGGTCAGATGGTGTTGCGGGGCATAGGCCGCCTCGACATGGGGCTCGCCTCCATCGGCGGCCTCGGCATCGTGTTGCTGGCCATCGTGCTGGATCGTCTGACCCAGGCCATGGGGCAGCCGGATCGCGGCCGGAGTGGCCGCTGGTATCAACGGGGCCCGGTGGCCCTGCTGCTGCGACTGTGCGGTCGCAGCCCATCCATTCATCGTAAAGGAGTTACCTCATGA
- a CDS encoding DUF3261 domain-containing protein — protein MKTFLPLLFALLLGACASTPVPENRAYLTPDTSLVLPTPQRDQPLYRQQLLSTHGKGGEHQLLTVLEADGHRLTLVGLTPSGIRLFRLSYDGKTIHTEQLSSLLGGAALPPVAQVLADVMMSYWPVAAWHAQLPKGWQLADEGMVRRLTDPDGRLVNEIHYRLVAGEREPVQLIQHAFDYQLQMQRLTP, from the coding sequence ATGAAGACGTTTCTGCCCCTGCTGTTTGCTCTCCTGCTCGGCGCCTGCGCCAGCACCCCTGTGCCCGAGAATCGCGCCTACCTGACTCCGGACACCAGCCTGGTGCTGCCGACGCCGCAGCGTGACCAGCCCCTCTATCGCCAGCAACTGCTGAGCACCCACGGCAAGGGCGGGGAGCACCAGCTGCTGACCGTGCTGGAGGCGGATGGCCACAGGCTCACCCTGGTGGGGCTGACCCCGAGCGGGATCCGGCTGTTTCGACTGAGTTATGATGGCAAGACCATCCACACCGAGCAGCTCTCCAGCCTGCTCGGTGGCGCCGCCCTGCCGCCGGTGGCCCAGGTGCTCGCCGATGTGATGATGAGTTATTGGCCCGTCGCCGCCTGGCATGCGCAACTGCCCAAGGGGTGGCAACTGGCGGATGAGGGCATGGTGCGGCGTTTGACCGACCCCGATGGCCGGCTGGTGAACGAGATCCACTATCGCCTGGTGGCGGGGGAGCGCGAGCCGGTGCAGCTCATCCAGCACGCTTTCGATTATCAATTGCAGATGCAGAGGCTGACACCATGA
- a CDS encoding beta-ketoacyl-ACP synthase, translated as MKRVVVTGMAGVTAFGNDWQSVGPRLKDERNAVREMPEWGVYEGLNTRLAAPIPDFSLPTHYPRKKTRAMGRVSELATVATELALTRAGLIDHPVLAGGRTGIAYGSSIGSTAPISAFGAMLNDKTTANITATTYVQMMPHTAAVNTGLFFGLRGRVIPTSSACTSGSQGIGYAYEAIKHGYQDVMVAGGAEELCPSEAVVFDTLFATSLMNDSPSLSPKPFDKDRDGLVIGEGAGTLVLEELEHARARGAHIIAELVGFATNCDAAHVTQPQQETMQLCMALALADAGLEPKDIGYISAHGTATERGDIAESHATSALFGDSTPISSLKSYFGHTLGACGAIEAWLSLEMMAEGWFAPTLNLNEPDPACAPLDHVRSGGRVLDVEYLMSNNFAFGGINTSLIFKRWA; from the coding sequence ATGAAGCGTGTCGTCGTCACCGGCATGGCCGGGGTGACCGCCTTTGGCAACGATTGGCAAAGCGTAGGGCCTCGCCTCAAGGATGAGCGCAACGCCGTGCGGGAGATGCCCGAGTGGGGCGTCTATGAGGGGCTCAATACCCGGCTGGCAGCCCCGATCCCGGACTTCTCCCTGCCGACCCACTACCCGCGCAAGAAGACCCGGGCCATGGGGCGGGTCTCCGAGCTCGCGACCGTGGCCACCGAGCTGGCCCTGACGCGGGCCGGTCTCATCGATCATCCGGTGCTGGCCGGCGGGCGTACCGGCATCGCCTATGGCTCCTCCATCGGCAGTACGGCCCCTATCAGCGCCTTTGGCGCCATGCTCAATGACAAGACCACCGCCAACATCACGGCCACCACCTATGTGCAGATGATGCCTCACACGGCGGCGGTGAACACCGGCCTCTTCTTCGGCCTGCGGGGCCGGGTCATCCCCACCTCCAGTGCCTGCACCTCGGGCAGCCAGGGCATCGGCTATGCCTATGAGGCGATCAAGCACGGCTATCAGGACGTGATGGTGGCGGGGGGGGCCGAGGAGCTCTGCCCGTCCGAGGCCGTGGTGTTTGATACCCTGTTCGCCACCAGCCTGATGAACGACAGCCCTTCCCTGAGTCCCAAGCCCTTTGACAAGGACAGGGATGGATTGGTGATCGGGGAAGGGGCGGGGACCCTTGTCCTGGAGGAGCTGGAGCACGCCAGGGCGCGCGGGGCCCACATCATCGCCGAGCTGGTGGGCTTTGCCACCAACTGTGACGCGGCCCATGTGACCCAGCCCCAGCAGGAGACCATGCAGCTCTGCATGGCGCTGGCGCTGGCGGATGCGGGTCTCGAGCCCAAAGACATCGGCTACATCAGCGCTCACGGCACCGCCACCGAGCGGGGCGACATCGCCGAGAGCCATGCCACATCGGCCCTGTTTGGCGATAGCACCCCCATCTCTTCTCTCAAGAGCTACTTCGGTCATACGCTCGGGGCCTGCGGCGCCATCGAGGCCTGGTTGTCGCTGGAGATGATGGCGGAGGGCTGGTTCGCCCCGACCCTCAACCTGAACGAGCCGGACCCCGCCTGCGCCCCGCTGGATCACGTTCGCAGCGGCGGCCGGGTGCTGGATGTGGAGTATCTGATGTCCAACAACTTCGCCTTTGGCGGCATCAATACCTCCCTCATCTTCAAGCGCTGGGCCTGA
- the mog gene encoding molybdopterin adenylyltransferase, with product MSKARIGIVTVSDRASAGIYEDLSGKAIMETLGAYLTSEWEPVYRLIPDEQPEIEATLSQLADEESCCLIVTTGGTGPAKRDVTPEATEAVCDRMMPGFGELMRAESLKFVPTAILSRQTAGLRGSTLIVNLPGKPKSIRECLDAVFPAIPYCIDLMDGPYLECDESVIKPFRPKK from the coding sequence ATGAGCAAGGCACGCATAGGTATAGTCACCGTCAGCGATCGCGCCAGCGCAGGCATATATGAAGATCTCTCCGGCAAGGCCATCATGGAGACCCTGGGTGCCTATCTGACCTCGGAGTGGGAGCCAGTCTATCGCCTCATCCCGGACGAACAGCCAGAGATAGAGGCGACCCTGAGCCAGCTGGCCGACGAGGAGTCCTGCTGCCTCATCGTCACCACGGGGGGCACGGGCCCGGCCAAGCGGGATGTGACTCCGGAAGCCACGGAGGCGGTGTGCGATCGCATGATGCCGGGCTTTGGCGAGCTGATGCGGGCGGAATCCCTCAAATTCGTGCCGACCGCCATTCTCTCCCGCCAGACCGCCGGCCTGCGCGGCAGCACCCTCATCGTCAATCTGCCGGGCAAACCCAAGTCCATCCGCGAGTGTCTGGATGCGGTCTTCCCCGCCATCCCCTACTGCATCGATCTGATGGACGGCCCCTATCTCGAATGCGACGAGAGCGTCATCAAGCCATTTAGGCCCAAGAAATAA
- a CDS encoding hotdog family protein yields the protein MSDITLAALLPHQAPMLLLDRLLEYQGNRVRCETRVGERQALLLDEQGNLPAWVGLELMAQTIAAWAGMRGRERGEPVRIGMLLGSRQYQCQLARFAAGECLVIEAECLLEDNGMASFECRIGNGEQRYAEARLSTYLPSEAELKALLG from the coding sequence ATGAGTGACATCACCCTGGCAGCACTGCTGCCCCATCAGGCCCCCATGTTGCTGCTGGATCGACTGCTCGAGTATCAGGGCAACCGGGTACGCTGCGAGACCCGGGTCGGTGAGCGTCAGGCGCTGCTGCTCGACGAGCAGGGCAATCTGCCCGCCTGGGTCGGCCTGGAGCTGATGGCCCAGACCATCGCCGCCTGGGCGGGGATGCGGGGGCGGGAGCGCGGGGAGCCGGTGCGCATCGGCATGTTGCTCGGCAGTCGTCAGTATCAGTGCCAGCTGGCCCGTTTTGCCGCCGGTGAATGCCTCGTCATCGAGGCGGAGTGCCTGCTGGAAGATAACGGCATGGCCAGTTTCGAGTGCCGGATCGGAAATGGGGAGCAACGCTACGCCGAGGCGAGGCTCAGCACCTATCTGCCGAGTGAGGCGGAGCTGAAGGCGCTGCTTGGTTGA